A single genomic interval of Celeribacter indicus harbors:
- a CDS encoding chloramphenicol acetyltransferase translates to MPKLSATDPFLHPGASVAGSRFGAYCEVGEGARVLNSDFLDYAYCERFADIANTRVGKFANIAAFARIGPTDHPYDHASLHHFLYRSSWYWEDVEDDAGFFARRAARRAVIGHDTWIGHGAIVKPEVTIGNGAIVASGAVVTKDVAPYMIVAGVPATPLRARYPDGIAERIEALGWWDWSHERLRAALGDFRALTAEAFLEKYE, encoded by the coding sequence ATGCCGAAACTGAGCGCGACAGATCCCTTCCTCCATCCCGGCGCTTCCGTGGCGGGGTCTCGTTTCGGCGCCTATTGCGAGGTCGGCGAGGGGGCGCGGGTGCTGAATTCCGATTTCCTCGACTATGCCTATTGCGAGCGTTTCGCGGATATCGCGAACACCAGGGTGGGCAAGTTCGCCAATATCGCGGCCTTCGCTCGGATCGGGCCGACCGATCATCCCTATGACCACGCCTCGCTGCACCATTTCCTCTACCGCTCCTCCTGGTATTGGGAGGATGTGGAGGACGATGCCGGTTTCTTCGCCCGCCGCGCCGCCCGCCGCGCCGTCATCGGCCATGACACCTGGATCGGCCACGGCGCCATCGTGAAGCCGGAGGTCACCATCGGCAACGGCGCCATCGTTGCCTCGGGCGCGGTCGTGACGAAGGATGTCGCGCCCTACATGATCGTCGCCGGCGTGCCGGCCACGCCGCTGCGGGCGCGCTATCCCGACGGGATCGCCGAGCGGATCGAGGCGCTCGGCTGGTGGGACTGGAGCCATGAGCGGCTGCGCGCGGCGCTCGGGGATTTCCGCGCGCTGACCGCCGAGGCCTTCCTCGAGAAATACGAATAG
- the phnG gene encoding phosphonate C-P lyase system protein PhnG has translation MTGLTARQGWMGLLAAADPGALAARLAALGELPAFEWLRAPEVGGVMVRGRAGGTGAPFNLGEMTVTRCSLRLTTGEVGHAYVQGRDKAHAERAALVDALMQGPQAAALREAVLVPLARMRSAARAARAAKAAATKVDFFTMVRGED, from the coding sequence ATGACCGGGCTGACGGCGCGGCAGGGCTGGATGGGCCTGCTGGCCGCCGCCGATCCGGGGGCACTCGCGGCGCGGCTTGCCGCGCTGGGCGAGCTTCCGGCCTTCGAATGGCTGCGCGCGCCGGAGGTGGGCGGCGTGATGGTGCGCGGGCGTGCGGGCGGGACCGGGGCGCCCTTCAACCTCGGGGAGATGACCGTCACCCGCTGTTCGCTGCGGCTGACGACGGGAGAGGTCGGGCATGCCTATGTGCAGGGGCGCGACAAGGCCCATGCCGAACGCGCGGCGCTCGTCGACGCGCTGATGCAGGGCCCGCAGGCCGCGGCGCTGCGCGAGGCGGTGCTCGTGCCGCTGGCCCGGATGCGGTCGGCCGCCCGCGCCGCGCGCGCCGCGAAGGCGGCGGCGACCAAGGTCGATTTCTTTACCATGGTACGGGGAGAGGACTGA
- the phnH gene encoding phosphonate C-P lyase system protein PhnH, whose protein sequence is MQSLSGGFRDPPAQSARAFRAALEAMARPGTVQEVSGAAAPAPVSEAAATLLLTLCDPETPLCLAGAHDRREIRDWIAFHTGAPLVGAEEAVFALGTWEALAPLGRFAIGTADYPDRSATLIVECDAFGTEGAARLTGPGIRDSAQFPLPDVAAVRENAALFPLGLDFYFTCGTRLAGLPRSTHVEAD, encoded by the coding sequence ATGCAAAGCCTGTCCGGAGGATTCCGGGATCCCCCCGCGCAGTCCGCCCGCGCCTTCCGCGCCGCACTCGAGGCGATGGCGCGCCCCGGCACGGTGCAGGAGGTCTCCGGCGCTGCCGCTCCCGCGCCGGTCTCCGAGGCGGCCGCGACGCTCCTGCTGACGCTCTGCGATCCCGAAACGCCGCTCTGCCTCGCCGGGGCGCATGACAGGCGGGAGATCCGGGACTGGATCGCCTTCCACACCGGGGCTCCGCTGGTCGGGGCGGAAGAGGCGGTCTTCGCCCTCGGCACATGGGAGGCGCTCGCGCCGCTCGGGCGGTTCGCCATCGGCACGGCGGATTATCCCGACCGCTCCGCGACGCTGATCGTCGAATGCGACGCCTTCGGGACGGAGGGGGCGGCGCGGCTCACGGGGCCGGGCATTCGCGACAGCGCGCAATTCCCGCTGCCCGATGTGGCGGCCGTGCGGGAGAATGCCGCGCTCTTCCCGCTCGGGCTCGATTTCTACTTCACCTGCGGCACGCGCCTCGCCGGCCTGCCGCGCAGCACCCATGTGGAGGCGGACTGA
- the phnF gene encoding phosphonate metabolism transcriptional regulator PhnF: protein MPRTPIWKSIAESLGEDIARGRYRPGDKLPTEAALSARFGVNRHTVRHALSDLAERGIVRSRRGAGVFVQSAPVDYALGRRVRFHRNIRAGGRLPQKTVLRRETRPCDAAEAAALALAQGDPVIVYEGLSLSSDLPVALFVSVFPAARLPGLAQALEENTSVTEALKSAGIGDYIRAETRVSAERATATQALHLGLREGDPLLRTVSLNTTPEGVPIEHGLTWFAGDRITLTVTPD from the coding sequence ATGCCCAGGACGCCGATCTGGAAATCCATCGCGGAAAGCCTCGGCGAGGACATCGCCAGGGGCCGGTACCGGCCGGGGGACAAGCTGCCGACCGAGGCGGCGCTCTCCGCACGGTTCGGGGTGAACCGGCACACGGTGCGCCATGCCCTCTCCGACCTCGCGGAACGCGGGATCGTGCGCTCCCGCCGCGGGGCGGGCGTCTTCGTGCAGAGCGCGCCGGTCGATTACGCGCTCGGCCGGCGGGTGCGGTTTCACCGCAACATCCGCGCCGGCGGGCGCCTGCCGCAAAAGACCGTGCTGCGCCGGGAGACCCGGCCCTGCGACGCCGCGGAGGCCGCCGCGCTCGCCCTCGCGCAGGGCGATCCGGTGATTGTCTACGAGGGGCTGTCGCTGAGCAGCGACCTGCCGGTCGCGCTCTTCGTCTCCGTCTTTCCCGCCGCGCGCCTGCCGGGGCTCGCACAGGCGCTCGAGGAGAACACCTCCGTGACCGAAGCGCTGAAATCGGCAGGCATCGGCGATTACATCCGCGCCGAGACGCGGGTCAGCGCGGAACGCGCCACGGCGACCCAGGCGCTGCATCTCGGGCTGCGGGAAGGCGACCCGCTCCTGCGCACGGTGAGCCTCAACACCACGCCGGAGGGCGTGCCGATCGAGCACGGCCTGACGTGGTTCGCGGGAGACCGCATCACGCTCACTGTCACACCGGACTGA
- the phnD gene encoding phosphonate ABC transporter substrate-binding protein — protein MKYLIAAALASTALAGAACAQEITEFRLGILGGENAQDRVASNQCFAEKIAEALGVEVKIFTPADYNGVMQGLLGGTIDAAWMGASGYAGTYLADPEAVEPVLVKQNLDGSIGYYSIGIARKDSGVTSLDDMEGKVFGFGDPNSTSGYLIPSIEISNGGYSMQPGEYFGDVVFTGGHEQTIVAVGNGDVDAGVTWADGLGAWEDGYNSGALRKAVDAGLVDMNDMVQIWQSNIIPEGPFVIRKALPQDVKDSVTELTGNLWEEDPDCAYGVAAGEAKDFIPVEHDTYASIVAARQAVSN, from the coding sequence ATGAAATACCTCATTGCTGCTGCTCTTGCCTCCACCGCGCTCGCGGGTGCCGCCTGTGCGCAGGAGATCACCGAATTCCGCCTTGGCATCCTCGGCGGCGAGAACGCCCAGGACCGCGTCGCCTCCAACCAGTGCTTCGCCGAGAAGATCGCGGAGGCGCTGGGCGTCGAGGTGAAGATCTTCACTCCCGCCGACTACAACGGCGTGATGCAGGGTCTCCTGGGCGGCACGATCGACGCGGCCTGGATGGGCGCCTCCGGCTATGCCGGCACTTATCTCGCCGACCCGGAAGCGGTCGAGCCGGTGCTGGTGAAACAGAACCTCGACGGCTCCATCGGCTATTATTCCATCGGCATCGCCCGCAAGGACAGCGGCGTGACCTCGCTCGACGACATGGAAGGCAAGGTCTTCGGCTTCGGCGACCCGAACTCCACCTCGGGCTATCTCATCCCCTCGATCGAGATCTCGAACGGCGGCTATTCGATGCAGCCGGGCGAGTATTTCGGCGATGTCGTCTTCACCGGCGGCCATGAGCAGACCATCGTCGCGGTCGGCAACGGCGACGTGGACGCCGGCGTGACCTGGGCCGACGGCCTCGGCGCCTGGGAAGACGGCTACAATTCCGGCGCGCTGCGCAAGGCGGTGGATGCGGGCCTCGTGGACATGAACGACATGGTCCAGATCTGGCAGTCGAACATCATCCCCGAAGGCCCCTTCGTGATCCGCAAGGCGCTGCCGCAGGACGTGAAGGACAGCGTCACCGAGCTGACCGGGAACCTCTGGGAAGAAGACCCGGACTGCGCCTATGGCGTGGCCGCGGGCGAGGCGAAGGATTTCATCCCGGTCGAACACGACACCTACGCCTCCATCGTCGCGGCGCGCCAGGCCGTCTCGAACTGA
- a CDS encoding alpha-D-ribose 1-methylphosphonate 5-triphosphate diphosphatase, with product MSVLPPLRFTGATILCDGVLQRRSLSVENGRIARGPFPAVDLTGYLLLPGIVDLHGDAFERHIAPRPRAPFPIRAGLSSAARDAAAHGVTTAWFAQCWSWEGGLRGPDYAETLLAEAADYAPRAPIDIRIQIRCEIHMIDSRDRLLSAIRRHGVDYVVFNNHLPEAIEIARREPGEFAGWAKRGGRTSEEFIRVLRAAKDRQGEVPRHLCTLAEAFDTLGVTYGSHDDPDAETREEFRLLGAHVAEFPLSERAAAAAKAMNDPVLLGAPNVVRDGSQAGNVSARRLVERGLCDALVSDYHYPALPAAAWALVDQGLKTLPEAWAMISTRPARIMGLSDRGTLGTGKRADLVIVNAESREIEATLSHGRFAYLAGGVAQRLARAGRDLALAAE from the coding sequence ATGTCAGTCCTTCCTCCCCTGCGCTTCACCGGCGCGACGATCCTGTGCGACGGGGTGCTCCAACGCCGGTCGCTGTCGGTCGAGAACGGCCGGATCGCACGCGGCCCCTTTCCGGCGGTGGACCTTACGGGCTATCTGCTGCTGCCGGGGATCGTCGACCTGCACGGGGATGCCTTCGAGCGCCATATCGCCCCCCGCCCGCGCGCGCCCTTCCCGATCCGCGCGGGCCTGTCCTCCGCCGCGCGCGACGCTGCCGCGCACGGGGTGACGACGGCCTGGTTCGCGCAGTGCTGGAGCTGGGAAGGCGGGCTCCGGGGGCCGGACTATGCCGAGACGCTCCTCGCGGAAGCCGCCGATTACGCGCCTCGCGCGCCGATCGACATCCGGATCCAGATCCGCTGCGAGATCCACATGATCGACAGCCGCGACCGGCTCCTCTCCGCGATCCGGCGGCACGGGGTCGATTACGTGGTGTTCAACAACCACCTGCCCGAAGCGATCGAGATCGCCCGCAGGGAGCCCGGTGAATTCGCCGGCTGGGCAAAGCGCGGCGGGCGCACGAGCGAGGAGTTCATCCGGGTCCTGCGTGCGGCCAAGGACCGCCAGGGAGAGGTGCCGCGGCATCTCTGCACGCTCGCGGAAGCCTTCGACACGCTCGGCGTGACCTATGGCAGCCATGACGATCCCGACGCGGAAACGCGGGAGGAATTCCGCCTCCTCGGCGCGCATGTCGCGGAGTTCCCGCTGTCGGAAAGGGCGGCAGCGGCGGCGAAGGCGATGAACGACCCGGTGCTGCTGGGCGCACCCAACGTCGTCCGCGACGGATCGCAGGCGGGCAATGTGAGCGCCCGCAGGCTGGTCGAGCGCGGGCTCTGCGACGCGCTCGTCTCCGACTATCACTATCCCGCGCTCCCCGCGGCGGCCTGGGCGCTGGTCGATCAGGGGCTGAAGACCCTGCCCGAGGCCTGGGCGATGATCTCCACCCGGCCGGCACGGATCATGGGACTGTCCGATCGCGGCACGCTCGGGACCGGGAAACGCGCCGATCTCGTGATCGTGAATGCCGAAAGCCGGGAGATCGAGGCGACGCTCTCCCATGGCCGCTTCGCCTATCTCGCCGGCGGCGTGGCACAGAGGCTGGCGCGCGCGGGCCGCGATCTCGCGCTTGCCGCCGAATAG
- a CDS encoding glycosyltransferase family 2 protein: protein MTTLAITCVRDEGPWLLDWIAHHRAAGFSHFLIASHECSDGTDALLDALDAAGVVTHVPFTPEGGKSVQWQAMKLLSKHPAYLGAERAMFFDVDEYLVLDGISLDTLLPEGADAVPLRWHLFGNSGLGSWDDRPVPDRFTMAAPDGIALPLAHFFKTLHRPAAFKGLGVHRPKGKAARWVSARGRDLPNGFAEQTARINLFGTEPEGERAWLNHYSVRSIEEFVLKAVRGLPNHMDRPIGTGYWAERNFNVTEDRRIAPMRPAREAARAELSAFEPLHEASIAAQRARLRELVTRRPVVELMWQLTLMAGSTPPGPTQLAGHLARLKAAQSRDDARE, encoded by the coding sequence TTGACGACACTCGCGATCACTTGCGTCCGCGACGAGGGGCCCTGGCTTCTCGACTGGATCGCCCATCACCGGGCGGCGGGATTCTCGCATTTCCTCATCGCCTCCCATGAGTGCAGCGACGGGACGGATGCGCTTCTCGACGCGCTCGATGCGGCGGGGGTGGTGACCCATGTCCCCTTCACGCCGGAGGGCGGGAAATCGGTGCAATGGCAGGCGATGAAGCTCCTGTCGAAACACCCCGCCTATCTCGGCGCGGAACGGGCGATGTTCTTCGACGTCGACGAATACCTCGTGCTCGACGGCATCTCCCTCGACACGCTTCTGCCCGAGGGGGCGGATGCCGTGCCGCTGCGCTGGCATCTCTTCGGCAACAGCGGCCTCGGGAGCTGGGACGACCGCCCCGTGCCCGACCGCTTCACCATGGCGGCGCCCGATGGCATCGCGCTGCCGCTCGCGCATTTCTTCAAGACGCTGCACCGTCCCGCCGCCTTCAAGGGGCTGGGCGTGCACCGCCCGAAGGGCAAGGCCGCCCGCTGGGTGAGTGCCCGCGGGCGGGACCTGCCGAACGGATTCGCGGAGCAGACCGCCCGCATCAACCTGTTCGGCACGGAACCGGAGGGTGAGCGGGCCTGGCTCAATCATTACTCGGTCCGGTCGATCGAGGAATTCGTGCTCAAGGCGGTGCGCGGCCTGCCCAACCACATGGACCGCCCGATCGGCACCGGCTACTGGGCGGAACGCAACTTCAACGTGACCGAGGACCGGCGGATCGCGCCCATGCGCCCGGCGCGCGAGGCGGCGCGGGCGGAGCTTTCCGCGTTCGAGCCGCTGCACGAGGCGAGCATCGCCGCCCAGCGCGCCCGGCTCCGGGAGCTGGTGACGCGCCGCCCGGTGGTCGAACTGATGTGGCAGCTCACGCTCATGGCAGGATCGACGCCCCCCGGACCGACGCAGCTCGCCGGCCATCTCGCCCGGCTGAAGGCCGCGCAGAGCAGGGATGACGCGAGGGAGTGA
- the phnE gene encoding phosphonate ABC transporter, permease protein PhnE, whose protein sequence is MAHFADTPLAETRAAYLALVRQRRLYGGLMLAIFLLLLAAGFGIANDRNAGGFLPGLPHIFDFPADVVAEAWQKRANLPGHLRDALPALIETINIAALATLSGAAGAIVLSLLSTAGLAPWPRLIPLFRRMMDLMRAVPELVIALVLIFVLGGGPVPAAIAIGFHTVGALGKLFSEVNENADTKPLEGLASAGATWSQRMMLGLLPQVAPNWFSYALLRFEINIRASAILGFVGAGGIGYELRNAISFGQGRFDEAAAVFILLFLTIVLFDQLSSVLRHRLTHGARKETRP, encoded by the coding sequence ATGGCCCATTTCGCCGACACGCCGCTCGCGGAGACCCGCGCCGCCTATCTCGCGCTCGTGCGCCAGCGCCGCCTCTATGGCGGGCTGATGCTGGCGATCTTTCTCCTGCTGCTCGCCGCCGGCTTCGGCATCGCCAACGACCGCAATGCCGGTGGCTTCCTTCCGGGACTGCCGCATATCTTCGACTTCCCGGCCGATGTCGTGGCCGAGGCCTGGCAGAAGCGCGCGAACCTTCCCGGCCATCTCCGCGACGCGCTGCCCGCGCTGATCGAGACGATCAACATCGCCGCCCTCGCGACCCTGTCGGGCGCCGCCGGGGCCATCGTGCTCTCGCTGCTCTCCACCGCCGGCCTCGCGCCCTGGCCGCGCCTCATCCCGCTGTTCCGGCGGATGATGGACCTGATGCGGGCCGTTCCCGAACTGGTGATCGCGCTCGTGCTGATCTTCGTGCTGGGCGGCGGGCCCGTCCCGGCGGCCATCGCCATCGGCTTTCATACCGTCGGCGCGCTCGGCAAGCTCTTCTCCGAAGTCAACGAGAATGCCGACACGAAACCGCTCGAGGGGCTCGCCTCCGCCGGCGCCACCTGGTCTCAGCGCATGATGCTGGGCCTCCTGCCGCAGGTCGCGCCCAACTGGTTCTCCTATGCGCTCCTGCGCTTCGAGATCAACATCCGCGCCTCCGCCATCCTCGGCTTCGTCGGCGCGGGCGGGATCGGCTATGAGCTCAGGAACGCGATCTCCTTCGGCCAGGGACGGTTCGACGAGGCGGCCGCCGTCTTCATCCTCCTCTTCCTCACCATCGTGCTGTTCGACCAGCTCTCCTCCGTCCTGCGCCATCGCCTCACCCATGGCGCCCGCAAGGAAACGCGCCCGTGA
- the phnE gene encoding phosphonate ABC transporter, permease protein PhnE: MPAPDMHAAARRLIARKRVVAIALPLLLLAYLVYVFFAFDIPGLAQRARWDNARILVSDSYSYKTHVERNNRTGAFTVAVEGERKGTYDDTNLPGWVALGDGRADVTLDDGGRIEIDGDTVRYDVPGFGLIEARQTQAEGVTTNLDAGTLPDWISYSDTRLMVTTPEARLTLTRARTEVFVYAFGWELFFFTLDSPYHGESLRNILFGPQIDPARGNIAGAWQDFWGNSIWRHGDTAWALFETVLMAFLGTFGAAVVALPLAFLAARNFAPLIAIRLAARRLFDFLRGVDGLIWTILLSRAFGPGPMTGALAILFTDTGSFGKLFSEALENVDGRQIEGLASTGARPVQRYRFGVIPQLVPVLLSQVLYFLESNTRSATIIGAITGGGIGLLLTQAMITQKDWEEVSYYIILIVLLVMAMDSLSGWLRRKLIRGD, from the coding sequence ATGCCGGCCCCCGACATGCACGCGGCCGCGCGCCGCCTCATCGCGCGCAAGCGGGTCGTGGCCATCGCCCTCCCGCTTCTCCTGCTCGCCTATCTCGTCTATGTCTTCTTCGCCTTCGACATTCCGGGCCTCGCCCAGCGCGCCCGCTGGGACAACGCGCGGATCCTCGTCTCCGACAGCTACAGCTACAAGACCCATGTCGAGCGCAACAACCGCACCGGCGCCTTCACCGTCGCCGTCGAGGGCGAGCGCAAGGGCACCTATGACGACACGAACCTGCCCGGCTGGGTCGCGCTCGGTGACGGCCGTGCCGACGTCACGCTCGACGACGGCGGACGGATCGAGATCGACGGCGACACCGTGCGCTACGATGTGCCGGGCTTCGGCCTGATCGAGGCGCGCCAGACGCAGGCGGAGGGGGTGACGACGAACCTCGACGCCGGCACGCTTCCCGACTGGATCTCCTATTCCGACACGCGGCTGATGGTCACCACGCCCGAGGCGCGGCTCACGCTGACGCGGGCGCGGACCGAGGTCTTCGTCTACGCCTTCGGCTGGGAGCTCTTCTTCTTCACCCTCGACAGCCCCTATCACGGCGAGTCCCTGCGCAACATCCTGTTCGGCCCGCAGATCGACCCCGCGCGCGGCAACATCGCCGGGGCCTGGCAGGATTTCTGGGGCAATTCGATCTGGCGGCACGGCGACACCGCCTGGGCCCTGTTCGAGACGGTCCTCATGGCTTTCCTCGGCACCTTCGGCGCGGCGGTCGTCGCCCTGCCGCTCGCCTTCCTCGCCGCGCGCAACTTCGCGCCGCTGATCGCCATCCGCCTCGCCGCGCGGCGGCTGTTCGACTTCCTGCGCGGGGTCGACGGGCTGATCTGGACCATCCTGCTGTCGCGCGCCTTCGGCCCCGGCCCGATGACCGGCGCGCTCGCGATCCTGTTCACCGACACCGGCTCCTTCGGCAAGCTCTTCTCGGAGGCGCTCGAGAATGTCGATGGCAGGCAGATCGAAGGCCTCGCCTCCACCGGCGCTCGCCCGGTCCAGCGCTATCGCTTCGGCGTGATCCCGCAGCTCGTCCCCGTCCTGCTCTCGCAGGTGCTCTATTTCCTCGAAAGCAACACCCGCTCCGCCACGATCATCGGCGCGATCACCGGCGGCGGGATCGGCCTGCTGCTGACCCAGGCGATGATCACCCAGAAGGACTGGGAGGAGGTGAGCTATTACATCATCCTCATCGTACTCCTGGTCATGGCGATGGACAGCCTGTCGGGCTGGCTCCGGCGCAAGCTGATCCGCGGCGACTGA
- the phnC gene encoding phosphonate ABC transporter ATP-binding protein, which produces MLEVKGLTKRFGANVAVDAVSLSVDRPCMIGVIGRSGAGKSTLLRMMNRLTEASGGEILFDGRDVLSLTGREKRGWQSDCAMIFQQFNLVPRMDVVSNVLHGTLGRRSTLATMFSLYPEEDIHTAIDILDRLGIAQHAAKRAEALSGGQQQRVAIARALMQDPKVILADEPIASLDPMNAQTVMEALRRIHDEDGRMVIANLHTLDTARRYCDRILGMRDGRIVFDGTPEQLTTGVARDIYGAGTDFSEAATSTEIRDTAPVAAVERRLAKVTV; this is translated from the coding sequence ATGCTCGAGGTCAAGGGGCTGACGAAGCGTTTCGGCGCCAATGTCGCGGTCGACGCGGTCAGCCTTTCCGTGGACCGGCCCTGCATGATCGGTGTCATCGGGCGGTCCGGCGCGGGCAAGTCGACCCTCCTGCGGATGATGAACCGGCTGACGGAGGCGAGCGGCGGGGAGATCCTGTTCGACGGGCGCGACGTGCTCTCGCTCACGGGCCGGGAGAAACGCGGCTGGCAGTCCGACTGCGCGATGATCTTCCAGCAGTTCAACCTCGTGCCGCGCATGGATGTCGTCTCCAACGTGCTCCACGGCACGCTCGGCCGCCGCTCGACCCTTGCCACGATGTTCAGCCTCTATCCCGAGGAGGACATCCACACCGCCATCGACATCCTCGATCGCCTCGGCATCGCCCAGCATGCCGCCAAGCGCGCCGAGGCGCTTTCGGGCGGCCAGCAGCAGCGCGTCGCCATCGCCCGCGCGCTGATGCAGGATCCGAAGGTGATCCTCGCCGACGAACCCATCGCCTCGCTCGACCCGATGAACGCCCAGACCGTGATGGAGGCGCTGCGCCGCATCCATGACGAGGACGGGCGCATGGTGATCGCGAACCTGCATACGCTCGACACGGCGCGGCGCTATTGCGACCGCATCCTCGGCATGCGTGACGGACGCATCGTCTTCGACGGCACGCCTGAACAACTCACCACGGGCGTCGCGCGCGACATCTACGGCGCGGGGACCGATTTTTCCGAAGCCGCCACCTCGACCGAGATCCGCGACACGGCGCCGGTCGCGGCGGTCGAACGCCGGCTCGCGAAAGTGACCGTCTGA
- a CDS encoding AbrB family transcriptional regulator, with the protein MPVLPTPRQLSLIALTLGIGTAGGIGFYVAGLPLPWMLGPMLAIFACVMFGAPLEAPDRLRPVVIPVIGVMLGSSFDTNTFAHLTQWSLSLAGLAVYLALAAALVVPLYIRIGRLDPVTAFFSAMPGGLNEMAVIGGALGGDEKRIILAHAGRIVVSISVIAIWFRVILGYEVTGITISRDGPGLTLAAAAILLGCAVVGTWVGDKLRLPAPGLLGPMILSGVVHMAGITHSSPPALLVIAAQIVLGSSMGTRFRGAQSSLVFGMLALTSVGTLVMLALSLGIAVLMHGFFGQTVEQVLLAYAPGGLTEMSLVALAMHAEVAYISIHHLVRIVMLLAVAPTLLTRIASRLGY; encoded by the coding sequence TTGCCCGTCCTGCCCACCCCCCGACAGCTCTCGCTCATCGCACTGACACTCGGGATCGGTACGGCGGGGGGCATCGGGTTCTACGTGGCGGGCCTTCCCCTGCCGTGGATGCTCGGGCCGATGCTCGCGATCTTCGCCTGCGTCATGTTCGGCGCGCCGCTCGAGGCGCCGGACCGCCTGCGGCCGGTCGTCATTCCGGTGATCGGCGTGATGCTGGGATCGAGCTTCGACACGAACACATTCGCCCACCTGACCCAGTGGAGCCTGTCGCTGGCCGGGCTCGCCGTCTATCTCGCGCTCGCCGCGGCGCTCGTCGTGCCGCTCTACATCCGCATCGGCCGGCTTGATCCGGTCACCGCCTTCTTCTCCGCCATGCCGGGCGGGCTCAACGAGATGGCCGTGATCGGCGGTGCGCTCGGCGGCGACGAGAAGCGCATCATCCTCGCCCATGCCGGGCGGATCGTGGTGTCGATCTCGGTGATCGCCATCTGGTTCCGGGTGATCCTCGGCTATGAGGTCACCGGCATCACCATCTCCCGCGACGGACCGGGGCTGACGCTGGCGGCGGCGGCAATCCTTCTGGGCTGCGCGGTGGTCGGGACCTGGGTCGGGGACAAGCTGCGCCTGCCCGCGCCGGGGCTTCTCGGGCCGATGATCCTTTCGGGCGTGGTGCATATGGCCGGCATCACGCACAGCTCGCCCCCCGCCCTGCTCGTGATCGCGGCGCAGATCGTGCTCGGCAGCTCCATGGGCACACGCTTCCGCGGCGCACAGTCCTCCCTCGTCTTCGGCATGCTCGCGCTCACCTCCGTCGGCACGCTGGTCATGCTCGCGCTCTCGCTCGGCATCGCGGTGCTGATGCACGGCTTCTTCGGGCAGACGGTCGAACAGGTGCTGCTCGCCTACGCGCCCGGCGGGCTCACGGAGATGTCGCTCGTCGCCCTCGCGATGCACGCGGAGGTGGCCTATATCTCGATCCACCACCTCGTGCGGATCGTGATGCTTCTGGCCGTCGCGCCCACCCTCCTCACGCGGATCGCCAGCCGCCTGGGGTATTGA